The Polynucleobacter sp. TSB-Sco08W16 genome includes a region encoding these proteins:
- a CDS encoding DUF502 domain-containing protein: MKKYFIAGILVWAPMAVTIWVITWGLGLLDGVFGSVMQAIIAVFPHQFAADLQHFRELPGVGILIVVAVVVVTGVLAINFAGQWWLKVWDKFVNRIPVVRSIYSSVQQVSSTLFSGSGQAFSKALLIRYPHADSWVIAFQTGTPAKEVTTKLGEGYVNVFLPTTPNPTSGFFMIVPRAQTIELEMSVEEALKHIVSMGSVPPNNSSGLTSIESPHHF; encoded by the coding sequence ATGAAAAAATACTTTATCGCTGGCATTCTTGTATGGGCTCCCATGGCGGTCACCATTTGGGTGATTACCTGGGGCTTGGGCTTGCTCGACGGTGTATTTGGCTCGGTCATGCAGGCCATCATCGCTGTATTCCCTCACCAGTTTGCAGCTGATCTCCAACACTTCCGTGAGTTACCGGGGGTGGGTATATTAATTGTGGTTGCAGTGGTGGTTGTCACTGGCGTACTTGCGATCAATTTTGCTGGGCAATGGTGGCTAAAGGTCTGGGACAAATTTGTTAATCGTATTCCAGTTGTTCGTTCCATCTATTCCAGCGTTCAACAAGTTTCATCTACTTTATTTTCTGGCAGCGGTCAGGCTTTTAGTAAAGCCTTATTAATTCGTTACCCTCATGCAGATTCATGGGTGATCGCATTTCAAACGGGCACCCCTGCAAAAGAAGTGACTACTAAGTTGGGCGAGGGATATGTGAATGTATTTCTGCCGACCACTCCAAACCCTACCTCTGGTTTTTTTATGATCGTGCCACGTGCGCAAACAATCGAACTGGAGATGAGTGTTGAAGAGGCCTTGAAACACATTGTTTCTATGGGATCCGTTCCACCAAATAATTCTAGCGGTCTGACTTCAATTGAGTCGCCACACCATTTTTGA
- a CDS encoding FAD/FMN-binding oxidoreductase: MNAPLALNQLLDAEAGSPRLREIPYNYTSFSDREIVIRLLGEESWRVLNELRGVRRTGRSARMLFEILGDIWVVQRNPFLQDDLLDSPKRRQQLVDALWHRLGEVKKRNKGDSTEQVEVLLAAAYRAIENFENGFKEVEQIRKRARKELGRHTASDNICFDGVSRAAHVTDATDWRVEFPLVVLKPDYESEIPGLVKACVELGLTIIPRGGGTGYTGGAIPLYAMSAVINTEKLQDIGAVKSQHLPGVDHEVSTIFTGAGVVTRRVADAAEHAGLVFAVDPTSADASCIGGNIAMNAGGKKAVLWGTALDNLASWRMVDPQGNWLDVVRLEHNLGKIHDVATVRFQLTWSDGNGEPGQRILKTELLEVEGKRFRKEGLGKDVTDKFLSGLPGVQKEGCDGLITSATWILHSMPKFMRTVCLEFFGQAREAIPSIVEIKAYLDGLSKQGGPILAGLEHLDDRYLRAVGYSTKSKRNSLPKMVLIGDIAGDNEEAVAAATSEVVRMANLRVGEGFVAVSAEARKKFWLDRARTAAIARHTNAFKINEDVVIPLPRMGEYTDGIDRINIELSLKNKLQVLDGLETFLKKSALPLGKSDAEYEIPTAEILGDRVQQALELIAKVRTRWADWLLQMDTYFPQLQDYSLRASWKEEVRSELRIIFGGLAFEPILAELEAIHKNILRKRVFVALHMHAGDGNVHTNIPVNSDDYEMLQDAHRAVDRIMKLARSLDGVISGEHGIGITKLEYLTEAELKDFRSYKNRVDPEGRFNKGKLMPHADLSMAYTPSFGLMGHESIIMQQSDIGAIADSVKDCLRCGKCKPVCSTHVPRANLLYSPRDKILATSLLIEAFLYEEQTRRGVSIRHWEMFDDVAAHCTVCHKCLTPCPVKIDFGDVTMNMRNLLRKMGQQRFNPGTAASMFFLNATSPESIHLARKTMIGWGYKLQRLGNDVLRKFAKQQTAHPPATVGKPSIKEQVIFFVNKKMPGNLPKKTARALLDIEDANYVPIIRDPKTTSADTEAVFYFPGCGSERLFSQVGLATQAMLWNVGVQTVLPPGYLCCGYPQRGNGDFDKAEKMITDNRVLFHRVANTLNYLDIKTVVVSCGTCYDQLAGYQFEQIFPGCRIIDIHEFLAEKGVKLSGVKGVKYMYHDPCHSPMKLQDPLKTVNELIQLEDGKAIAKNDRCCGESGTLAVTRPDISTQVRFRKQIEMEKGANDLRKDNFTGDVKVLTSCPSCLQGLTRFDADSDTTADYIVVEMAQKLLGENWMQDYVAKANQGGIERVLV, encoded by the coding sequence ATGAACGCACCTCTAGCTTTGAACCAGTTGTTGGATGCTGAAGCGGGCTCTCCCCGCCTTCGTGAAATCCCCTACAACTACACCTCCTTTTCTGATCGAGAAATTGTCATTCGCTTATTGGGCGAGGAGTCTTGGCGTGTTCTGAATGAGCTGCGTGGCGTTCGCCGTACTGGACGTTCAGCCCGCATGTTGTTTGAAATTCTGGGCGACATTTGGGTGGTACAGCGCAACCCATTTTTGCAAGATGATTTATTGGATAGTCCCAAACGTCGTCAGCAATTAGTTGATGCCTTATGGCATCGTTTGGGCGAAGTGAAGAAGCGCAACAAAGGTGACTCTACTGAGCAAGTAGAAGTTTTGTTGGCGGCTGCTTATCGCGCAATCGAAAATTTTGAAAATGGTTTTAAAGAGGTCGAGCAAATACGGAAACGTGCTCGCAAAGAATTAGGGCGTCACACTGCTAGCGACAATATTTGTTTTGATGGCGTATCACGTGCAGCGCATGTTACTGATGCAACGGACTGGCGCGTTGAATTTCCATTAGTTGTCTTGAAGCCAGATTACGAATCAGAAATTCCAGGCTTAGTAAAAGCGTGCGTGGAATTAGGCCTCACGATTATTCCTCGTGGAGGTGGTACTGGTTATACCGGTGGCGCCATTCCGCTGTATGCAATGTCTGCGGTGATTAATACAGAAAAATTGCAAGATATTGGTGCAGTGAAGTCTCAACATCTACCAGGGGTTGATCATGAAGTGTCAACCATCTTTACAGGTGCCGGCGTAGTAACGCGCCGAGTAGCAGATGCTGCAGAGCATGCTGGCTTAGTGTTTGCGGTAGATCCTACTTCTGCTGATGCAAGCTGTATTGGCGGCAACATTGCAATGAATGCCGGCGGTAAAAAAGCAGTCCTCTGGGGTACTGCTCTCGATAACTTAGCTAGCTGGCGTATGGTGGATCCTCAGGGAAATTGGCTCGACGTTGTACGTCTTGAGCACAACCTCGGCAAGATTCACGATGTTGCAACTGTGCGTTTTCAGCTCACTTGGTCTGATGGTAATGGTGAGCCTGGTCAGCGCATTCTAAAAACGGAATTATTAGAAGTCGAAGGTAAGCGTTTCCGTAAAGAAGGTTTGGGTAAAGACGTTACTGATAAATTTTTATCAGGTTTACCTGGCGTGCAAAAAGAAGGTTGCGATGGTTTGATTACTAGCGCAACTTGGATCTTGCATAGCATGCCTAAATTTATGCGCACTGTTTGTTTAGAGTTTTTTGGTCAAGCACGCGAAGCAATTCCGAGTATTGTTGAGATCAAAGCCTATCTAGATGGTTTAAGCAAGCAGGGCGGTCCAATTTTGGCTGGTCTTGAGCATTTAGACGATCGTTATTTACGCGCGGTCGGCTACTCAACAAAATCAAAGCGCAATAGCTTACCGAAGATGGTATTAATTGGTGATATTGCGGGCGATAACGAGGAAGCAGTAGCTGCTGCCACTAGTGAAGTTGTCCGCATGGCCAACCTTCGGGTTGGGGAGGGCTTTGTGGCGGTTAGCGCTGAAGCTCGCAAGAAATTCTGGTTAGACCGTGCCCGCACAGCTGCTATTGCCCGTCATACCAATGCTTTTAAGATCAACGAAGATGTCGTCATTCCTTTGCCGCGCATGGGTGAGTACACCGACGGTATTGATCGTATCAATATTGAGCTCTCTCTTAAGAACAAATTACAAGTTTTGGATGGCCTCGAAACCTTTTTGAAAAAGAGTGCTTTGCCATTAGGTAAGAGCGATGCTGAGTATGAAATTCCAACTGCAGAGATCCTTGGAGATCGCGTTCAACAGGCTCTCGAGCTCATTGCAAAGGTACGCACCCGCTGGGCTGATTGGCTCTTGCAAATGGATACTTATTTTCCACAACTGCAAGATTACAGTTTGCGTGCTTCATGGAAAGAAGAGGTCCGTTCTGAGTTACGTATCATCTTTGGCGGCTTAGCATTCGAACCTATTCTTGCCGAGTTAGAAGCGATTCACAAAAACATTTTGCGTAAGCGTGTATTTGTAGCGCTGCATATGCATGCAGGCGACGGAAATGTACACACCAATATTCCAGTCAACTCTGATGACTACGAGATGTTGCAAGATGCACATCGTGCCGTAGATCGCATTATGAAGCTGGCACGCTCTTTAGATGGCGTGATTTCAGGTGAACATGGTATTGGTATTACTAAGCTTGAGTATTTGACTGAAGCTGAACTCAAAGACTTCCGTAGCTATAAGAATCGCGTTGATCCAGAGGGTCGTTTCAACAAAGGCAAGTTAATGCCGCATGCTGATCTCAGCATGGCCTATACACCGAGCTTTGGTTTGATGGGGCATGAGTCCATAATCATGCAACAAAGTGATATTGGTGCGATTGCTGATAGTGTGAAAGATTGTTTGCGTTGTGGCAAATGCAAACCCGTTTGCTCAACGCATGTGCCACGCGCCAACCTTCTTTACAGTCCACGCGATAAGATCCTAGCAACATCACTATTAATCGAAGCCTTCCTATATGAAGAACAAACGCGCCGTGGCGTGTCGATTCGACATTGGGAAATGTTTGATGACGTTGCTGCACATTGCACCGTCTGCCATAAGTGCTTAACTCCTTGCCCAGTCAAAATTGACTTTGGTGATGTGACTATGAATATGCGCAACTTATTGCGCAAGATGGGTCAGCAGCGCTTCAATCCTGGTACTGCAGCATCGATGTTTTTCTTGAATGCAACTAGCCCAGAGAGTATTCATCTGGCTCGTAAGACCATGATTGGTTGGGGTTACAAGCTGCAACGCTTAGGCAATGATGTTCTGCGTAAGTTTGCAAAGCAACAAACTGCCCATCCTCCTGCAACAGTAGGTAAGCCGAGCATTAAAGAGCAGGTTATTTTCTTTGTAAATAAGAAGATGCCAGGTAACTTACCTAAGAAAACTGCTCGCGCACTCTTGGATATCGAAGATGCGAATTATGTCCCGATTATTCGGGATCCAAAAACAACCTCTGCTGATACTGAGGCAGTGTTTTACTTCCCGGGTTGCGGTTCTGAACGCTTGTTCTCCCAAGTCGGTTTAGCTACTCAAGCTATGTTGTGGAATGTGGGTGTACAAACTGTCTTGCCACCGGGTTACTTATGCTGCGGTTATCCACAACGCGGCAATGGTGACTTTGACAAAGCCGAGAAGATGATTACGGATAACCGTGTGTTATTCCATCGCGTGGCCAATACTCTGAATTATTTAGATATCAAAACGGTAGTTGTTTCTTGTGGAACTTGCTATGACCAATTGGCTGGTTATCAGTTTGAACAAATCTTCCCAGGCTGCCGCATTATTGATATTCATGAATTTTTGGCAGAGAAGGGCGTTAAGCTCTCTGGAGTCAAGGGCGTGAAGTATATGTATCACGATCCGTGCCACTCTCCAATGAAATTGCAAGATCCTTTGAAGACTGTCAATGAGCTAATTCAGCTAGAAGATGGCAAAGCAATTGCGAAGAATGATCGCTGCTGTGGTGAATCCGGCACATTAGCTGTGACACGTCCTGATATTTCTACTCAAGTACGCTTTCGCAAACAAATTGAGATGGAAAAAGGCGCCAACGATTTGCGTAAGGACAACTTTACTGGTGATGTGAAAGTACTCACCAGCTGCCCTTCTTGTTTGCAAGGCTTAACTCGCTTTGATGCAGATAGTGATACCACTGCAGATTACATTGTCGTTGAGATGGCTCAAAAGCTACTCGGTGAAAACTGGATGCAAGATTACGTCGCTAAAGCAAACCAAGGTGGCATCGAAAGGGTCTTGGTTTAA
- a CDS encoding gamma-butyrobetaine hydroxylase-like domain-containing protein — translation MIPTNIVVHQQTKVLELAYENGSTYRLPFELLRVVSPSAEVQGHGPGQETLQTGKRDVLIANLEPVGHYALKPTFSDGHDSGLYSWDYLYFLCENHEQVWKEYLDKLAAAGLDRDAPMIKQGHSCGSH, via the coding sequence ATGATTCCAACGAATATCGTTGTGCACCAACAGACTAAGGTCTTGGAGCTTGCTTATGAAAATGGCAGTACTTATCGCCTGCCTTTTGAGTTGCTCAGAGTGGTTTCGCCATCTGCTGAGGTGCAAGGACATGGACCTGGTCAAGAGACTCTGCAGACCGGTAAGCGGGATGTATTGATTGCGAATCTTGAGCCCGTGGGACATTACGCCCTAAAACCTACGTTTTCTGATGGCCATGATTCAGGCCTCTATTCTTGGGATTACTTATATTTCTTGTGCGAGAACCACGAGCAAGTATGGAAAGAGTATTTAGATAAATTAGCCGCTGCAGGTCTTGATCGTGATGCGCCCATGATTAAGCAGGGGCATTCTTGTGGAAGCCACTAA
- the aspS gene encoding aspartate--tRNA ligase: MSMRSHTCGQVTDSLIGQEVTLSGWVNRRRDHGGVIFIDLRDREGFVQVVCDPDRPDMFALAEQVRNEFCIQIKGLVRARPAGTENNDLVSGKVEILCHSLVIVNASITPPFQIDDENLSETTRLTHRVLDLRRPQMQKNLRLRYNVAMECRRYLDEAGFIDIETPMLTKSTPEGARDYLVPSRVHDGQFFALPQSPQLFKQLLMVAGFDRYYQITKCFRDEDLRADRQPEFTQIDCETAFLSEIEIRELFENMIRHIFKKTMSVELPNPFPTMPYSEGMARFGSDKPDLRVNFEFTELTDLMKDVDFKVFSGAANQEGGRVVGLCVPGGAEISRSEIDDYTQFVSIYGAKGLAWIKVNSVAEGRNGLQSPIVKNLHDAAIEGILKRTGAKDGDIIFFGADKEKVVNDAIGNLRLRIGHSAWGKEHGLFTEGWKPLWVVDFPMFDYDEGEARWVACHHPFTSPKDEHMKYLESDPGKCLAKAYDMVLNGSEIGGGSVRIHQEAVQSQVFRALKIGAEEAQAKFGFLLDALQYGAPPHGGIAFGLDRIVTMMTGAESIRDVIAFPKTQRAQCLLTQAPSPVDERQLRELHIRLRQAAPPAA; the protein is encoded by the coding sequence ATGTCAATGCGTAGCCACACTTGCGGCCAAGTAACCGATTCGCTGATTGGTCAAGAAGTTACTCTCTCTGGATGGGTTAATCGCCGTCGTGACCATGGAGGCGTGATCTTTATTGACTTGCGTGACCGCGAAGGTTTTGTTCAAGTTGTATGCGATCCCGATCGCCCAGATATGTTTGCTCTTGCTGAGCAAGTGCGTAATGAGTTTTGCATTCAAATCAAAGGTCTCGTGCGCGCACGTCCTGCTGGCACTGAAAATAATGACTTGGTCAGTGGCAAAGTAGAGATTCTTTGTCATAGCTTGGTGATTGTGAATGCCTCTATTACTCCGCCATTTCAGATTGATGATGAGAACCTATCTGAGACAACTCGTTTAACTCACCGTGTACTTGACTTGCGTCGTCCGCAAATGCAGAAGAACTTGCGTTTGCGTTATAACGTTGCAATGGAGTGCCGTCGCTATCTAGATGAAGCGGGCTTTATCGATATCGAAACGCCAATGCTGACTAAGAGCACGCCAGAAGGTGCGCGCGATTACTTGGTGCCTTCCCGTGTACATGATGGGCAGTTCTTTGCTTTACCGCAATCGCCTCAGTTATTTAAGCAGTTGTTGATGGTGGCTGGTTTTGATCGTTACTACCAAATTACTAAGTGCTTCCGTGATGAAGATTTGCGCGCAGATCGTCAACCTGAATTTACCCAGATCGACTGTGAAACTGCCTTCCTGAGCGAAATTGAAATTCGTGAGCTATTTGAAAACATGATCCGTCATATTTTCAAGAAAACCATGAGTGTCGAATTGCCTAACCCATTCCCAACCATGCCTTACTCAGAGGGTATGGCGCGTTTTGGTTCCGATAAACCAGATTTGCGCGTCAACTTTGAGTTCACCGAATTAACGGATTTGATGAAGGACGTTGACTTCAAGGTTTTCTCTGGTGCAGCTAACCAAGAGGGTGGCCGTGTCGTTGGTTTATGTGTACCAGGCGGTGCCGAGATTAGTCGTAGCGAAATCGATGACTACACCCAGTTTGTAAGCATCTATGGTGCTAAAGGTTTGGCATGGATCAAAGTCAACTCTGTTGCCGAAGGTCGCAATGGTTTGCAATCGCCGATTGTGAAGAACTTGCATGATGCGGCGATTGAAGGAATCTTGAAGCGCACCGGCGCAAAAGACGGCGATATCATTTTCTTTGGTGCCGATAAAGAAAAGGTCGTTAATGATGCTATTGGCAACCTACGATTGCGCATTGGCCATTCCGCTTGGGGTAAAGAGCATGGACTATTTACCGAAGGTTGGAAGCCGTTGTGGGTTGTGGATTTCCCAATGTTTGATTACGACGAAGGTGAAGCACGTTGGGTTGCTTGCCATCATCCGTTTACCAGCCCCAAAGATGAGCACATGAAGTATCTAGAGTCTGACCCAGGTAAGTGCTTGGCTAAAGCTTATGACATGGTTCTGAACGGTAGTGAAATTGGTGGTGGTTCTGTACGTATTCACCAAGAGGCTGTTCAAAGCCAAGTATTCCGCGCATTGAAGATTGGTGCGGAAGAGGCGCAAGCAAAGTTTGGCTTTTTGTTAGACGCTCTCCAGTATGGGGCCCCGCCCCACGGTGGCATTGCTTTTGGCTTGGATCGAATTGTGACGATGATGACTGGTGCTGAGTCTATTCGTGATGTGATTGCTTTCCCGAAAACACAACGTGCACAATGCCTATTAACTCAGGCTCCTAGCCCAGTGGATGAGCGTCAGTTGCGTGAGTTGCATATTCGTTTGCGCCAAGCTGCTCCTCCAGCTGCTTAA
- a CDS encoding Tim44 domain-containing protein, with translation MNQHFFKAVFLSMILVFASISSAEAGRLGGGRSFGRAPSAPIQRQATPIQKPAQPAQAQPAAPSAAPQAPAPSRFGGMGGILGGLAAGLGIGYLLSHFGLGEAASSLITGLLIAMLAGFVIMFIIRRLLPALSGATQNSNVPTSGMQRTSVDALSRQEPGFTPAANAFAGVSAEPEAFVSTLPPGFDERTFLENAKQYFVTLQKAWDLGDLASLSEFTTPEMFSTIQQDLAGRSDSANQTDVITINARLLGIETSEAHYVCSVQFSGIIREQPGAAASDFSEIWNLSKPVEGPGGWVLAGISQLV, from the coding sequence ATGAATCAACATTTTTTTAAAGCAGTTTTCTTGAGCATGATTCTGGTATTTGCATCCATTAGTTCTGCTGAGGCAGGACGATTGGGTGGCGGCAGAAGTTTCGGACGAGCCCCAAGCGCCCCAATTCAGAGGCAAGCTACTCCTATTCAAAAGCCAGCACAACCTGCTCAGGCACAACCTGCAGCTCCAAGCGCAGCCCCACAAGCTCCAGCCCCAAGTAGGTTTGGTGGTATGGGTGGCATCTTAGGTGGGCTGGCCGCAGGTCTAGGTATCGGCTATCTCTTATCTCATTTTGGTTTGGGTGAAGCTGCATCCTCACTCATTACTGGTTTGCTAATTGCTATGCTTGCCGGTTTTGTCATCATGTTCATCATCCGTCGCCTACTTCCAGCGTTATCAGGAGCTACCCAGAATTCCAATGTGCCTACCTCGGGTATGCAACGAACTTCTGTAGATGCATTAAGTAGACAAGAACCTGGTTTTACGCCTGCTGCAAATGCATTTGCTGGTGTTAGTGCTGAACCTGAGGCTTTTGTTTCAACTTTGCCACCTGGTTTCGATGAGCGTACATTCTTAGAAAATGCAAAACAGTATTTTGTGACTTTGCAAAAAGCATGGGATTTGGGTGATCTGGCTTCCTTAAGTGAATTTACTACCCCTGAAATGTTTTCAACAATTCAACAAGATTTGGCGGGGCGAAGTGATAGCGCCAATCAAACAGATGTGATTACTATCAACGCCCGACTTTTGGGGATTGAGACTAGTGAGGCGCATTATGTTTGTAGCGTTCAATTTAGCGGCATTATTCGTGAGCAGCCAGGGGCGGCAGCCAGTGATTTTTCAGAAATCTGGAATTTAAGTAAGCCAGTAGAGGGTCCTGGAGGCTGGGTACTGGCGGGTATTTCTCAGTTGGTTTAA
- a CDS encoding SCP2 domain-containing protein produces the protein MNTLSSSTHTIAASAACRGINHVLSGEPWACAELAKHVGKTVLIQLPFGRLCFEIHASGLLGSLKELEAPSLALEVSTKALSDLAGSSGNLREQAFKAVKITGDADLAQLIGRLAAQLRWEYEEDLAHFIGDAPAHFAVRQGKKIVSATQSAASDLLDNLVEYVSEERKVLLNKRDFMARKSELNDLRDSVDRLEKRIQHIEQKVK, from the coding sequence ATGAATACACTATCTTCTTCAACCCATACCATTGCCGCGAGCGCTGCTTGCCGTGGGATAAACCATGTATTGAGTGGTGAACCCTGGGCTTGTGCTGAGCTAGCAAAACATGTTGGCAAGACGGTCCTTATCCAACTTCCTTTTGGACGTCTCTGTTTTGAAATTCATGCGTCTGGATTATTAGGTAGCTTGAAAGAGTTGGAGGCCCCATCTTTGGCGCTGGAAGTGTCTACAAAAGCTTTAAGCGACTTGGCTGGCAGTTCTGGAAATTTACGTGAACAAGCTTTCAAGGCGGTCAAAATTACGGGCGATGCTGATTTGGCTCAGTTGATTGGGCGCTTGGCTGCTCAGTTGCGCTGGGAGTATGAAGAGGATTTAGCGCACTTTATAGGGGATGCACCTGCCCACTTTGCGGTAAGGCAAGGTAAAAAAATTGTCTCTGCAACACAATCTGCAGCCAGTGATTTGCTGGACAATCTAGTGGAGTATGTGAGCGAAGAGAGAAAAGTGCTTTTAAACAAACGAGACTTTATGGCTCGTAAATCCGAATTAAACGACTTGCGCGATTCAGTAGATCGTCTAGAAAAGCGCATTCAACACATAGAGCAAAAGGTCAAATAA
- the ubiE gene encoding bifunctional demethylmenaquinone methyltransferase/2-methoxy-6-polyprenyl-1,4-benzoquinol methylase UbiE, translating to MSKTHFGYQSVDEGEKAGKVAEVFHSVASKYDVMNDLMSFGLHRVWKKITIARANVRPGQKVLDIAGGTGDLAAAFAKATAWGHNPEAQVWLSDINASMLGVGRDRLLDKGMALPCVQFDAEKIPFPNNHFDVVTVAFGLRNMTHKDIALGEMCRVIKPGGRVMVLEFSKPDDFLQPVYDAYSFKVLPWLGEKIAQDSESYRYLAESIRMHPDAEALKEMMLGVGFDEVETHRMTGGIVALHIGIKY from the coding sequence ATGAGTAAAACTCACTTCGGTTATCAAAGCGTTGACGAGGGCGAGAAGGCTGGCAAAGTTGCTGAGGTATTTCATTCGGTAGCCAGCAAATATGATGTGATGAATGACTTAATGTCATTTGGGTTACATCGCGTGTGGAAAAAAATAACGATTGCTAGAGCAAATGTACGTCCTGGTCAAAAAGTATTGGATATTGCCGGCGGCACCGGAGATTTGGCTGCAGCGTTTGCTAAGGCGACAGCTTGGGGTCATAACCCTGAGGCTCAAGTTTGGTTAAGTGACATTAATGCGTCCATGTTGGGCGTTGGTAGGGATCGCTTGCTTGATAAAGGCATGGCCTTACCCTGCGTACAATTTGATGCAGAAAAAATTCCATTCCCAAATAATCATTTTGATGTTGTAACCGTTGCTTTTGGTTTGCGTAACATGACCCACAAAGATATTGCCCTAGGGGAAATGTGTCGCGTCATCAAGCCGGGCGGTCGAGTGATGGTTTTAGAGTTCTCTAAGCCGGATGACTTTTTGCAGCCAGTCTATGACGCATATTCATTCAAGGTATTGCCTTGGTTGGGTGAAAAAATTGCACAAGATTCAGAAAGCTATCGTTATTTAGCTGAATCGATTCGTATGCATCCTGATGCAGAGGCGCTAAAAGAAATGATGCTAGGCGTTGGTTTTGATGAAGTTGAAACCCACAGAATGACCGGGGGTATCGTAGCTTTACATATTGGTATTAAATACTGA
- the ubiB gene encoding ubiquinone biosynthesis regulatory protein kinase UbiB: MRRIARLCFIFFTAWRYGLLPLLRDVLKPGIGRSCLTVVCWTSPGTKLPRGERIRLTLEALGPIFVKFGQVLSTRRDLLPEDIANELAKLQDQVPPFSNEESRRLIEEDLGQSIEEVFISFDATPVASASVAQVHFGVLRGTTKHPEWEGREIAIKVLRPGILPVIDGDLALMYDLAKIIEKSSEDGRRLKPRENVAEFDTYLHDELDLMREAANASQLRRYFVDSKKLMIPEMYWDLCRTNVIVMERMHGISIGRTAELRAAGVDFKKLAADGVEIFFTQVFEYGFFHADMHPGNIMISLEPETFGRFISLDFGIVGALNQSDKNYLALNFLAFFNRDYRRVAELHIESGWVPANTRVEELEGAVRSVCEPYFDRPLKEISLGLVLMRLFQTSRRFKVEIQPQLTLLQKTLLNVEGLARQLDPDLDLWKTAKPILEKWVDKQLGWRGLLDGLKEEAPTWAKILPTLPRLIAESLAQGRHQIKDQNGELEVLKALLLQERRTHRLVAGALLFAGGFLAGILIIGLGIY, encoded by the coding sequence GTGCGTCGTATTGCTCGTCTTTGTTTTATTTTCTTCACCGCATGGCGATATGGTCTATTGCCCTTATTGCGCGATGTTCTCAAGCCAGGCATCGGTCGTAGTTGCTTGACGGTTGTGTGCTGGACTTCACCTGGCACTAAATTACCCAGAGGCGAACGTATTCGTCTAACGTTAGAAGCGCTTGGTCCTATATTTGTGAAATTTGGACAAGTACTTTCTACGCGCCGTGACTTGTTGCCAGAAGATATTGCCAATGAGTTAGCAAAGTTGCAGGATCAAGTTCCGCCATTTTCAAATGAAGAATCTCGTCGTTTGATTGAAGAAGATCTGGGTCAATCAATTGAAGAAGTGTTTATCAGCTTTGATGCAACTCCTGTCGCTAGCGCATCCGTTGCACAGGTGCACTTTGGAGTTTTACGAGGCACTACCAAGCATCCTGAATGGGAAGGTCGAGAGATTGCCATTAAAGTCTTGCGCCCCGGCATCTTGCCAGTCATTGATGGTGATCTAGCTTTAATGTACGACCTTGCCAAGATTATTGAAAAGAGCTCTGAAGATGGCCGCCGTTTAAAGCCTCGCGAGAACGTAGCCGAGTTCGACACCTATTTGCATGATGAGCTTGACCTTATGCGTGAGGCAGCGAATGCAAGCCAACTGCGGCGATATTTTGTGGACTCCAAGAAACTCATGATTCCGGAGATGTACTGGGATCTGTGTCGTACCAATGTCATTGTCATGGAGAGAATGCATGGTATTTCGATTGGACGTACAGCAGAGCTGCGAGCAGCCGGTGTGGATTTTAAAAAGTTAGCAGCTGATGGCGTAGAAATATTTTTCACCCAGGTTTTTGAATACGGATTTTTCCACGCAGACATGCATCCTGGAAACATCATGATTAGCTTAGAGCCAGAAACTTTTGGACGCTTTATTTCCTTAGATTTTGGAATTGTTGGTGCTTTAAATCAGTCTGATAAAAATTATTTAGCATTGAACTTCTTGGCTTTCTTCAATCGCGATTACCGTCGGGTTGCTGAGCTTCATATTGAATCCGGTTGGGTTCCCGCTAATACGCGCGTAGAAGAATTAGAGGGTGCAGTGCGCTCTGTATGTGAGCCTTATTTTGATCGCCCACTCAAAGAGATTTCTTTGGGCCTGGTGTTGATGCGTTTATTTCAGACTTCACGTCGCTTCAAGGTTGAAATTCAGCCTCAACTGACCCTGTTGCAAAAGACACTCTTGAATGTGGAGGGTCTGGCGCGTCAACTTGATCCAGACCTGGATTTATGGAAAACAGCCAAGCCAATTTTGGAAAAATGGGTTGATAAGCAGTTGGGTTGGCGCGGATTGCTAGATGGCTTAAAGGAAGAAGCACCTACCTGGGCCAAAATATTGCCTACCTTGCCTCGTTTGATTGCCGAGAGCTTGGCTCAAGGCCGGCATCAAATTAAAGACCAAAACGGCGAATTAGAGGTCTTAAAGGCCCTTTTATTGCAAGAAAGACGCACCCATCGCCTAGTGGCAGGGGCTTTGCTCTTTGCAGGTGGATTTTTGGCCGGGATTTTGATCATCGGCCTTGGCATTTATTAG